The following coding sequences are from one Triticum aestivum cultivar Chinese Spring chromosome 5A, IWGSC CS RefSeq v2.1, whole genome shotgun sequence window:
- the LOC123103277 gene encoding uncharacterized protein At4g37920 — protein MACWLGAAYRVAAAGVLRSERQRFSLPRAPTAAKRASFLEQQLEEAAGSARAVQGCVASPTTAKVIDNQMESEVAMGYTMTQICDRFIEFFMHEKPETKDWRKILVFREEWQRYRPHFYKRCQVCIDVETDTSVKQKLIVLARKVKKIDDEIETHMELFTELRENPTDINAIVARRRKDFTGDFFRNLNFLVNAYNGLDERDAIARLGAKCLSAIHAYDCTLQQLDIDSAQSKFDDILNSSSLDDACDKIKGLAKAKELDSSLVLLINRAWAAAKDSKTMKNKVKDIMYHIYTTAKESLKIISPPEMKLLKYLLNIEDPEERFAALASAFSPGDEHEVKDEDALYTTPNELHKWIKMVLDSYHLNKEETDFMDARRMSDPVIIQRLILLKETVEEEYMKQYINPEDQESEDREEQEF, from the exons ATGGCCTGCTGGTTGGGGGCAGCCTACAGAGTGGCGGCAGCGGGGGTCTTGCGGTCTGAGCGGCAACGATTCAGCCTTCCTCGAGCGCCGACGGCGGCAAAGAGGGCCAGCTTCTTGGAGCAGCAACTAGAGGAAGCAGCCGGCAGCGCTCGCGCTGTCCAAG GGTGTGTGGCTAGCCCAACTACTGCTAAGGTGATAGATAACCAAATGGAGAGTGAAGTCGCAATGGGCTACACGATGACTCAAATCTGTGATAGGTttattgagttcttcatgcatgagAAGCCAGAAACAAAGGACTGGAGAAAAATATTGGTTTTCAGAGAGGAGTGGCAAAGATACAGACCGCACTTCTACAAGCGTTGCCAAGTGTGTATAGATGTGGAAACTGACACTTCTGTGAAGCAAAAGTTGATTGTACTCGCTAGAAAAGTAAAGAAG ATCGATGATGAAATAGAGACGCACATGGAACTCTTCACAGAGCTCAGAGAGAATCCCACTGATATCAACGCTATTGTCGCAAGACGACGAAAGGATTTTACTGGAGACTTCTTCCGCAATCTCAATTTTCTTGTAAATGCTTACAACGGCCTTGATGAGCGAGATG CAATTGCCAGGCTTGGGGCCAAGTGTCTATCTGCAATTCATGCATATGATTGCACACTCCAGCAGTTGGACATTGATTCTGCTCAATCAAAGTTTGATGATATATTGAATTCTTCTTCACTAGATGATGCGTGTGACAAGATAAAAGGATTAGCTAAGGCTAAAGAACTTGACTCATCTTTAGTTCTTCTGATTAATAGAGCCTGGGCTGCTGCAAAAGACTCTAAAACTatgaagaacaag GTCAAGGATATAATGTATCATATTTATACAACTGCAAAGGAAAGCCTCAAAATCATCTCACCTCCAGAGATGAAACTTCTGAAGTACCTACTGAATATTGAAGATCCCGAAGAGAGATTTGCTGCTCTCGCGTCTGCTTTCTCTCCAGGAGATGAGCACGAAGTCAAGGATGAAGATGCTCTTTACAC AACTCCCAACGAACTCCACAAGTGGATCAAAATGGTGCTAGATTCGTACCATCTCAACAAGGAGGAGACGGATTTCATGGATGCCAGAAGGATGAGCGACCCGGTTATCATCCAGCGATTGATTCTTCTCAAAGAGACGGTCGAGGAAGAATACATGAAGCAATACATAAACCCTGAGGACCAAGAATCAGAGGACAGGGAAGAACAAGAATTTTGA